The DNA segment ATTCAGGATAATCGAAAAGGAGACAAACCGATCCCCGACAACCTCAAGGAAGTGCTGAACAATCTCCAGATCATGGCGCTTCAGAAGGCGGAAGGATTCGGCTGGAAACTACAGTTTGTGCGCAGACCCCTATTTCAAGAGGTCCTTCCGGTGATCAGCAACCCGTCTGGCGATAAAATCGGCGTGTTGGAGTGTAACGGGGAGATCAACATGCATCCGGAGACAAAAATCAGGCAATAGCAATTGGCGCCTGTTGTGACCTGCGGAGGCCGAAGCCCTATAGCCCGGCTATTGCATCTCGCTCAACATGCGTTTGGCTTCCTGACCCACCGTGTTCTCAGGACCCAGCTCTATTGCCTTTTGGAATGCTGTGGCAGCCGCCTCTTTGTCTCCCAGCTGTGCTTGCACGAATCCCAGTGTCAACTGGATACGCTGGAAATCAGGTTGCTTGGAAACCCCGGTTTGCAATGCCTCCACGGCCCGTTGAGACTGACCGATATAGAACAGTGACAGGCCGAGATCATTGTAGGACTCCACATCGTCCGGATTGATCTTTAATACACGTTCATATAATTCAATCGCCTGTGGATACTCCTTTTTCATAAAGTAGTCATCCGCAAGACGCGCAATCAAGGCAGGGTCTTCAGTTGCCAGCTCTTCAGCGGAAGGTTGGTACTTCACCGCAGGCTGCAGTGTGGCATCGAATGGGCTCACCTTTGGATGAACTGGCACCTCGGGCGCGGCAGTCGGGGCTTGAGTGGTTACCATTCGGGTATCCTGATAATAACTGCGGGTTATGGCAAACACCAACAAACCATAGGTGACTAGAGCGACGACTATCACCACCCAAGCCAAAGCACTGAATTTAGGCATATCAATCAAACCATTATTTATATTTCAAAGATGATGGAATTTGTTTCCATCTACCCAGATCACGACTGCAATGCTACCGGGTTATTAAGACCGAAGATATTACTTCGCGTTAGACTTACAAAGAAAGCATTCCTGGGCACAATGTGATGGGGATCAATATAACAATCACTGATTGAGTAGGGCCATTAGCGTATCGAGGGGCTTTTTATCCTGTTCGATCCTGCTCCTATCCATCCAGGCATAGGGTGGATGCTCGATCACATCCAACCAGCCGTACTCATTTCCGTCATCCTTGGTAATAAGTTTACGCAGCTGGCTTGCACTATCAGCATCAGGCAATTCGATGATTTGCCTGCCCACGCGCTTTTGCCAACGGTCCATCTCCCCATTGCTGAGGCAGCCAGGGTCAACCGGATTGTTGAGACAGCGCCGCTTAACCGGATTACGGATATAGTAATCGACCAGTATTGCGGCATTCTTGGCCAGTTCTCCTTTGGGTTCGGTATCAGCGCAGGGGCACTGCTTGTTCGCTGCAGTGATATCCATTGGAAGGGGCATCTGGATGCGGTAGGCATAGGGCGACTGGTATAGCTCCTCGCTGAAACTGCAATCCTGTTCAGGCATGCTGCACTGCAGGGCATCCTCCTGTAAACGACCCAGCTCCGTCTGCACCTGGTCCTGAAGCTGCTGCAGTTTTTTTATGCTGTCACCATTACCGCCCAGCGGAATAAACTGACTCTGGGCATTCAATACCTGGAACTTCTCCGGTTGAGCGAAGATATGTTCCAGGTCCTCGTACAATTTCACATAGCCTGCCCAATAGTCGGCAAGCTGATCCAGCTCAGAAAGATCGAGGGGAATACTCTTTTCCGGCCAATTGGCCAGCGCGGTATAGGGCATCAATGTGACGCGATAGTAGGCGGGGTAGTCGCTGGCTTCGGTAGTGATCGTCTTAAGCTTGCCTAGCAAATCCCCCTTGGTGGCCGGAATCTCGTCCTTACGCCCGCCAGACTGATAGAAACGCATGCTGACATTTTTACTTTCGATGGATCCCACCTTGGTTCCACTGGCGCTTGCCTTCACATTCACACCCCAGCCGGAACCGCTGAAACTGGCCGAGGCATCTTGACGCTCCTTTTTGCTGTTGGTTTTTACCGTAATGAGCGCTGTCAGGCGCGCCCCCCCATAGAGCGCCGCCACATAGGAGTCACCACAGTAGTTCAGAAAGGAGGTCAGATCACGCTTCTTGGCAAGCCGCAAGGCCTCCGAGGTCAAACGGATGGAACCTGCATCGGGGAGTGTTTTTCGGGTCTCCGGATCCTTGATCTCACCACGGCTGCCGGGCATCAATGGCGTTGCATAACGTACCCCATTATCCACCGACACATTGAGCACGAAATTCGAACTGAAACTGTT comes from the Candidatus Thiodiazotropha sp. CDECU1 genome and includes:
- a CDS encoding tetratricopeptide repeat protein; the protein is MPKFSALAWVVIVVALVTYGLLVFAITRSYYQDTRMVTTQAPTAAPEVPVHPKVSPFDATLQPAVKYQPSAEELATEDPALIARLADDYFMKKEYPQAIELYERVLKINPDDVESYNDLGLSLFYIGQSQRAVEALQTGVSKQPDFQRIQLTLGFVQAQLGDKEAAATAFQKAIELGPENTVGQEAKRMLSEMQ